The genomic stretch TGGATTTGACGGCGGGTAACTTGTTTGGCTTCCTGTCAATAAACATTTGCCAATCTGGAATCTAGTCTCCTTACTCTCCTTTTAGTTTTTCTAATTCTTTTTAAATAGAGTTAAAGGAACCTTTAATCATGATGATATTTTTAGATGGTGGAGTGGAGGGTTAGTTCCTCTTTGACAAAAAAATGTAAATCAAACTAAATCCAGTATATGTTTTTGTGACGGCTTTGTATTCTGCATAACTGGAAGTCTGGAATTCTGGAAGTAAAGACAAAGGTAGAAGTATACTTTCGATGTTTCCTTTAATAATCTTGAAGGTAGTGTAACTTTCTATTCAAGATGCTCTATTTCAGGTGCCAATATTGGATTTATTCGTATACATTTGATGATTGTATGCAGACCCCTGGCTTGGAGTTTCGTTAGTCCTAGAATAGTTTCGGTTTGAATTGGATATATGATGAATGTTCAAAGTTCTTGTTTATTAGAAGCACCAACTTAGTGAAATTTCGCTGTGTGGTCTATTTGGTATTTTACGAATTGTATGTTCTGCCTTTACTTTAAAAACATTTTCTGTGTTTATCTTCATGAAAGATCTTATCTGTGAGTGCTTGTGCAGGTTCTTTGTTGGAATGGAAAAGCAATATTGTTCGAAATATGGGCTTTTTACTCGATTTGATGACACTCTTAATGGCACTTGGCCATTATGTGCTTATTTGGTGGTTCCATGGCATGACTTTCCAATTGGTGGATGCGATCCTGTTCCTGAATATTCGTGTATGTATTTGATTAGAAATTTAGCATGGTTTGTGATGATATTTTTAATGTTCGTGTATATCGTTCCTTAAAGATCTGTACGTAACATAATTAGCGTAACTTGTAACAATCCTCTGATTTGTTTCGTGCAGGCTCTTCTGAGTGCGGTGGTGAAGCGGATTAAAGGATTTATCAAATTGAAGATAGCTTTAGGTGCTCTTCATGAGGCACTTCCTGATGCCACATCAGAGGAGATACAAGCATATGACGATGAATGTGCCATCTGCAGGGCAAGTGATCTGCTTTTACTCCGTGCATGTCTTTTACTCATACCTCAGCTCTCTCATTTACTTGGTCTTTTTTTTTCCCTTTGTGTTTTTCTTCTTTGGTGGGTCTCTAGACCTCATCTTATCTCATTGCGTCAAACTAAGTTAAAGTCACCTGACGATGTTCCAAATACGAACAGGAACCAATGGCCAGGGCTAAAAGGTTACCTTGCAAGCACCTATTCCATCTTGATTGCTTAAGATCGTGGTATGTTAACTAATTATTGTACAATGATTAGCATTTGTCACCTTTTTTCGTCTCTTCTTTTATACTGAGAGTTGAGCGTTACCTTCTTCATATCAGGTTGGATCAAAGCCTTATGGAGATGTATTCTTGTCCTACTTGTCGAAAACCCTTATTTGTTGGTCAGCCTGAAAGAGAGGCAAACTCAAATACTAGGGCAATTTCAACTGATGAACAGCTTGCTCATCAGCTAAGTGCTGGACTTGATCTGTCGAATGCTGGGAGGCTTGGCGGATCTCTTCCCAACCAAAACCAAAATTCTGTGGGTGCTGATGCCTGGAGGTTTATATCCACGCTGTTTTTTATAAGCTTTTCTGTCTTCTAATTTAACTTTAAACATAATAATTAAGATTCTATAAAGGGCATTTTTTTCTGAAATTTGTTAACGTCTAGAGAAGCCGACATTGTCATTCTGGTCTTGTGAAAATTTGTTCCGTCTTTAATGTGAGAAAGATACATAGCCTCTTCCTCACTGAGTCACTTGTAGCGAACTAGAGAAATTAGCTCAGAAGTCAAGTCCCGGGAGGACCGCAACCTTATGTTCTTTATTAAGAAGATTAGGAATGTTTTCCCCAATATTGTACCCCATATTTTTGGACTCACTATAGCTTCCTTTTTAAGATGTTCATATCAATTCACTACTTTCACTTTATGTAAGAAATAACCCACTAAGCAATCTCAAATTGTGGGCCCTATTCTTACATATATTTCGTCCTCTAAACTGTGGTGCAAAAGTAGATATGCTGAAATGAACTAAATGGAGTGAGTATTATGAAGCTCGTTTAACTGTCTTCCCTGTGCGTTGATGGTGTAGAGGAACTGAAACGGACCCAAGATGGTTACGGCCTTGGCCAAGCCAGGATCTTGACGGAGCTGGCCCATCAACGGCCCTTAGATCTGTTGGTTTGGGAAGGGTCCAAATGATGATGCGACACCTGGCATCTGTTGGAGAGACCTACGCCCAGTCAGCACTGGAAGATACGTCATGGACCTTCTGGCCAGGAAACACCTCCCAGGCTACGACATCTGGCACTATGTTACCGCCTGCTGCACAGAGAGATCCTGCAACAACTGTGCACAGAAGGGCCGCCTCTAGTCCTGCAAATGACAGCATTGCAAATTTACTTGCCATGGCAGAGACAGTGAGAGAGGTGCTTCCTCACATCCCTGATGAAATTATTTTCCAGGTATAATGTCTCCCGACTTCAACTGTTCAGCATTTTTTCAATAGTTCCTTGCTATACTAGTACTATTTctattttctctttttcttttttcagtGGATTCAAAGATTCCTTAATATTGGTATATTGAATTATGATGTTATAAAGCAAAATATCTCAGAAAATGGTTTCTCTTCTTTTTATTTTCAAGTACAGAATAGCAGTCACTCGATGAAATTATTGGGACAGTTTCGTTATGGATCATGTAGAAGTAGTCCCTCTGTGTTTTGTTAACACGAGTAAGGCTATATAAATCCAACCTCCTTACCCTGCCATAGGAGTGGAGCCCTGGAGGCACTTAGGTTATGTTGCTAACTGATTTATAATTCTTTGTGCACTTTTCATCATGGGTATCGGGAAACAACTTTCTTGAGTTGTTTAACACAGGGCTTTCCAAATCTTGTTATGGATCATGTAAAAAATCTTGTTGCGGGGCTTTCCAAATTATTATTATTCCTGGTCTCTGATctataaaatgaaattttattatGAAATCATGTATCCTGATAATGAAACTTATGTATCATTCTTTATCCCTGCTGGGTACATCATATCTAAACAATGTGATTCTTTCTCAAAAATGACAGGACTTGCAGCAAACAAACTCTGTCGCTCTGACTGTTAATAACCTTCTTCAAATGTAAGACTAGATTCATGTTTCTCATAATAAGCTTTCGAAGCGCACATGCATTTTGGGTGGTCAAGGAGCAAATCAAACACAGGTTCTAAATGTAAGAAAGCTTTTGAGGTTGATGTCAATGAGGCCTGCTAAATTCTGCGTATAGAGAGACACGCACCTTCCTCATGACACAGTCACTTACTACCAACAGTCGTGTGTTATACCGTTGTATGTTTACAATCAAGTTATGAATCCTATTAGGAAGAGATGTAACTTGAAAAATGTGGCCATTCTTGCACAGCACGGTCTCAAATCAGCTTCTGTATATGCGGATATGCCTAGTTCTGTCGTGTACATGTAGATGTAGATGCCTGTTATTGGACTTCAATCTTAGTGTAATTGCCGACTGAGAGCTGCAGCAAATACACCAGTGGGTTCGCGGCAGTTTTTGTAATGAATATTGTAAGTTTTCATCATAGATGTACAAATGTATATGAAAGTTTACTTTGCTCTGATTTACCACTGGTTCTGCGGTGTTAGTCGCATTACTTCCATCTATTCATTCTGCATATGGTGTAACTGTATTTTGCATCCCGTGACATTTATCACCATCCAGCACAAGCAACTTACGTTGCTAATATTCCCGAAAGTGTTCATTAGACAGCAACTCTGAAAGCCCACTGTGTTCTATATTAAAAATCAGTTAAAGGGATATGTCCCAAGATGTAACGCAACATATTTTGGTCATGTCGTAGTCAgtagatgatgaagatgaactGCGCGCAATTATGTTGCAGATACCTCACGACTTATCTCATCTCTCCTAGTTCATTACTAGGAATTTGTACTTTTATGTTTTATGATGTAATAAGTAAGGTTCAATGAGCCGTGGTATCGATGTGTAGGGCACTTTTTCcaaatttgtaaaaaaaaaaaaaaaaaaaaaaaaaaaaaaaaagcgtatATAAATTGTTATATATATTCCTAAAAATGACCGACGTTCATCCTTCTCTTAAAACATATATTgaaaacaccaaaaaaaaaataaagctcAGGTGCGCAGTAGTCTTCATTTAAGAATCAGAGTTAAGTAGCGGACTAGCTACCATTTGCGCATATTATCATCACAGCTTGTTTGTGCACCAGCCGGGAATCGAACCCGGGTCTGTACCGTGGCAGGGTACTATTCTACCACTAGACCACTGGTGCTTGTTGTTTCATTTTGCTTTGCTTTTCCTTATTAAAGAATGACAGTCTGGCCTCATGTGTTCAGCTCTTTAGCCAAGTAACTCTGGCTGTTGCCCAATTGTTTTGAGACCTATTCCTTGGTATATTTGGCTATATGAATTATGAACCCAATGAAATGAATATGAGATGATAAATTGTTAGTAAATGGGATTGTGTTACGATTCAGATCACtttaataacaataaaagaaataaatttttaGAAAGTATCTAACTTCATTCCtccttaaaataaaacaaaagattAAACTAAACAAGTTAAAGTGGTATAAAGTACCAAATCTCTTCCACACCATCATGGATTCATGGTATCAGGGACGGATCTGCATGGGGGGTGTCGGGGCACCAACCTTCTCGTTAAGGAAAAAAATTAAACCTGCTCGATTTTGTAAAACACATTAATGACAGAACAATGTAATTAATACTCATCTAGTTGCCTTTAATCTAATGGTAAGTTGGTAACGCTCTAGCATTATTTCCTTGTGCCCAGGGTTCTAGTCTTGTTAGAGgcatttcatttattttttaaGTAGTTGTGGTTTTTTAAATTATACTCGTACACAGTTTTAATCAAGAAgtatttattgaaaatgaaaaatttTGCTAGACTTAATTTCTTCCACAGGCCACAACCAATTTTTTTAGTGTCGTTTTAAGGTTGATGTATTTGGTTATTTGATTAGTAAACGACTAGTTTATATCTCGTGCAAATGCACAGTATTTAGATTGTAATATATAGAAAAATGAGCATTATtaataattacacttttaaatttACAGTTAAAGTCTACAATATTGATGTATTCTATTAataatctacatagtataaaagtcaAGTTTTTTCTTGGCTTCTAATTGACTGTTGAATTTCTATATACGAACCCTCTCATATTTCCTATTCtatttaattactctctctccCCCACCCAATTACCCTTTCAACAGAATTTCTTATTAAAAATTGTcatttttatattttattaattttcttaATAAAGATTCTGATTCCATGCTCAACTAGTCAACTGTCAATGGCGTCCAAGTAAAACAAAACCGGGTCAAAAGCCGAAAAAACATTATATACACTTCGGCACGTTTTACGGAACTTAATTAAAACATAAAAGTGGTAGGCTTTTGAGAAATCATGCTAACCAAAGATCAAAATTCAAAGATATAAAACTCTCACTCAAACAAAAGCGATAAGGTATTTTTTAAAACAGATATATCCGTTTTAAATATAGAATGTTAAATAACActttactagttttaaacccgtgcaaaattgcacgggtatggggccaaaattaatgtttttttatgtatatttgtttttgctcactgttgcattgattgacattcaactgttgcaacgattgacattccgtggttgcatgtccgatgtaatacccgcccttttagggaccctttgaccgtcgttgaccgaccttgggagtggaagtagtcttaggaaagtgTGCCAAAACTTGTTTGGGCTGCGTGttgagagtggtactcgatagagtagaggctactcgatcgagtagctagggtactcgatcgagtagggggccactcgatcgagtaggttgggtactcgatcgagtaccgtgttttcagcgagggttttatatcgcgttttgttaaatccgcaaaccacttccgccactttcctcatatccttcagtcgcccctttcccttcccttcacctcaaaacctccatggatgccttttgaagattcttgagccttaggagagcgtctcttaagtcgggtagcggtcttttgctgagtttcccccttataggtatgtcatattcatcatccgtgcctttgtttctatagttagggttttgcttgtagtaatagatgtttgcatgatggtaataggctttgcttgtgcgctggatactttgtttgtcggcatggattggttgcggtcgcgtaaaggtaggttcgcctactcagtttctgtagatggtctagtgtgtcgaatattgtggctgtgttgtgtttggttgtctgCTATAATTGTTGTACCGTGATGGTTGCGGTTGTTGTTgat from Silene latifolia isolate original U9 population chromosome 5, ASM4854445v1, whole genome shotgun sequence encodes the following:
- the LOC141656547 gene encoding E3 ubiquitin protein ligase RIN2-like, which translates into the protein MGVSYLAISAVCTVVSFIGLQCWTEISVEKFKSDGLIGRDTLHSENASHIFELLLRSPATFTLLAISVINAFLLFSLCLKTIFFGELYASETRKLVERLVNYVIYKGVFLPLIVMPTILEAGLWSTWLTVLCSLKMFQALARDRLERLNTSPSATPWKYFRVYSALLLVLAVDFIWIWVCATVAGPLVSSTYWLLFFEPLSIAFETLQAMVLHGFQLMDMCFNHSAVESSDCQRSKLLDLTAGSLLEWKSNIVRNMGFLLDLMTLLMALGHYVLIWWFHGMTFQLVDAILFLNIRALLSAVVKRIKGFIKLKIALGALHEALPDATSEEIQAYDDECAICREPMARAKRLPCKHLFHLDCLRSWLDQSLMEMYSCPTCRKPLFVGQPEREANSNTRAISTDEQLAHQLSAGLDLSNAGRLGGSLPNQNQNSVGADAWRGTETDPRWLRPWPSQDLDGAGPSTALRSVGLGRVQMMMRHLASVGETYAQSALEDTSWTFWPGNTSQATTSGTMLPPAAQRDPATTVHRRAASSPANDSIANLLAMAETVREVLPHIPDEIIFQDLQQTNSVALTVNNLLQM